A DNA window from Oncorhynchus tshawytscha isolate Ot180627B linkage group LG13, Otsh_v2.0, whole genome shotgun sequence contains the following coding sequences:
- the LOC112265084 gene encoding rho GTPase-activating protein 35 — MMAKKQDAKAPTYNLVVVGLSGTEKEKGQCGVGKSCLCNRFVRPSADDFYLDHTSVLSTSDFGGRVVNNDHFLFWGETGRVLEEGPECRMHVVEQTEFIDDQTFQPHRSTALQPYIKRAASNKLASAEKLMYFCTDQLGLEQDFEQKQMPEGKLMVDGFLLCVDVSRGMNRNFDEQMKFITNLYNQLAKNKKPVVLVLTKCDEGVERYIKDSHTFALAKKNLQVVETSARSNVNVDLAFLTLVQLIDKGRGKPKIIPYFEALKQQSQQIASAKDHYEWQVSRIVKNHNETWPNINRRMQTSPEYKEYVFLEGTAKAKKLFQQHVHRLKQEHIERRRKVYLSTLPQALVSLVPELDEIDHLSWSGVQKVLETKRDFSHWFVVLDDTPWETTPHIDNMEDERIPEDLLETPVAETIYESHLEHLRNERKKAEMKWEFKEKLSASPFITAGKPWEEARSFIMNEDFYQWLEEQEYLDIYNRHQKEIIDRAKEDFQELLLEYSELFYELEVDAKPSKEKMGAIQEVLGEEQRFKALQKLQAERDALVLKHIHFVYHPTKETCPNSPHCVDCKIEQVLASKFPTRYSFFDSHKPGDGNADRINLVILGKDGLGRELANEIRALCTNDDRYVLDGKMYELSLRPIEGNVRLPVNSFHTPTFTPHGVLCLYNSKESLSYIVESIEKLRESTLGRRENSLFQLPMNLLLVTKRGVGSVRDIGGETAHTLILQGQQVAGKLQCGYLDPASPGVGYGRNVNEKQINQVLKGLLECRRPPGSIGSSSPPLPPSFRDSHSQPIPETDLRIVMCLMCGDDYDVEQLLSPLLLPQHCRPASSLSSGTSVLLELTVGAQRHTIDLSLLSFHSSFALRKSRLVHGYIAVYSARRKASMETLCAFLCEVQDIIPVQLLAVGESQAELSDSEVAREQVSQGEELAREIEARFNTVVCGPGGVVGGLHRIDLFQPFLKEVVEKRTIVEATHMYDNVAEACTTESMSPARCNSPSPINTLLDSEEDVEPSPHYPDGTPTSHLGGFKLPDLESSDAFSVISEISTFESKLNNKVPPQVRPKPPVRKVNLGPYMDQQGTNRRSLPPAVTWAPGSDGGYDPSDYAEPVDAVIKQRPTEEESIYSVPHDSTQGKIITIRNANKHSNGGGNGSDSEADSSSLERRRKMSALGVKPRLYRDRSKRLGKFSSFRTSFSIGSDDELGPPKAPEELGGAHKGENSINEEGEDPKRRNILRSLRRNTKKPRPKPRHSVSKVESNYFGVPLANVVTPDRPIPLFIDKCIRYIEATGITTEGIYRVSGNKSEMESMQRQFDQDHNLDLVEKDFTINTVAGAMKAFFSELPEPLVPYSHQIELVEAFKLNDRDQRVHAMKDILRRFPRENYDVFKYVINHLNKVSQNNRLNLMTSENLSICFWPTLMRPDFTTMDALTATRTYQTIIESFIHQCAFFFYNQPLSDTPSGHASPTATLSSHGGTSAYSSLAYSSPSLTPSPAPYVMPATPPVIPHYGPPHTQMSPPHTPSPPSRPCCPLHPHHPPRNNTCCEPGMEGNKEISGGEMQRV, encoded by the exons ATGATGGCAAAAAAGCAAGATGCAAAGGCGCCCACCTACAACCTGGTCGTGGTGGGCCTGTCcggcacagagaaagagaaggggcaGTGTGGCGTGGGCAAGTCCTGCCTGTGCAACCGCTTCGTCCGTCCCAGCGCAGACGACTTTTACCTGGACCACACCTCCGTGCTAAGCACCAGCGACTTCGGAGGGCGCGTGGTGAACAATGACCACTTCCTGTTCTGGGGGGAAACAGGGCGGGTGCTGGAGGAGGGGCCGGAATGCAGGATGCATGTGGTGGAACAGACAGAGTTCATTGATGACCAGACGTTCCAGCCGCACCGTTCCACAGCCCTCCAGCCCTACATCAAGAGGGCAGCTTCCAACAAGCTGGCCTCTGCAGAAAAGCTGATGTATTTCTGCACAGACCAGCTTGGGCTGGAGCAGGACTTTGAGCAGAAGCAGATGCCTGAGGGGAAGCTGATGGTGGATGGCTTTCTCCTCTGTGTGGACGTCAGCAGGGGCATGAACCGCAACTTTGACGAACAGATGAAGTTCATCACTAATCTCTACAACCAGCTAGCCAAGAACAAGAAGCCAGTAGTTCTGGTGCTCACCAAGTGCGACGAGGGGGTGGAGCGCTACATCAAGGACTCGCACACCTTCGCCCTGGCCAAGAAGAACCTCCAGGTGGTGGAGACGTCAGCACGCTCCAACGTCAACGTAGACCTGGCCTTCCTCACCCTGGTGCAGCTGATAGACAAGGGCCGGGGCAAACCCAAGATCATCCCCTACTTTGAGGCCCTGAAGCAGCAGAGCCAGCAGATCGCCTCGGCTAAAGACCACTACGAATGGCAGGTCAGCCGCATTGTGAAGAACCACAATGAGACGTGGCCCAACATAAATCGGCGCATGCAGACCTCCCCAGAGTACAAGGAGTATGTCTTCCTGGAGGGCACGGCCAAAGCCAAGAAGCTCTTCCAGCAGCACGTCCACAGGCTCAAACAGGAGCACATTGAGCGAAGGCGGAAGGTCTATCTCAGCACCCTGCCTCAGGCACTGGTTTCCCTAGTCCCTGAGCTGGATGAGATCGACCACCTGAGCTGGTCCGGGGTCCAGAAGGTTCTGGAGACCAAACGGGACTTCTCCCATTGGTTCGTTGTGTTGGACGACACCCCCTGGGAGACCACGCCACACATAGACAACATGGAGGACGAGAGGATTCCAGAGGATCTCCTGGAGACCCCTGTGGCTGAGACAATTTATGAGAGCCACCTGGAGCACCTGAGAAACGAGCGCAAAAAGGCGGAGATGAAGTGGGAGTTCAAGGAGAAGCTCAGTGCCTCTCCCTTTATCACAGCAGGCAAGCCCTGGGAGGAGGCACGCAGCTTCATCATGAATGAAGACTTCTACCAGTGGCTTGAGGAACAAGAGTACCTAGACATCTACAACAGGCACCAGAAGGAGATCATCGACCGAGCCAAGGAGGACTTCCAGGAGCTGCTGCTGGAGTACTCAGAGCTCTTCTATGAGCTGGAGGTAGACGCCAAGCCAAGTAAGGAGAAGATGGGGGCCATCCAGGAGGTGTTGGGGGAGGAGCAAAGGTTCAAGGCCCTGCAGAAGTTACAGGCAGAGAGGGACGCTTTGGTTCTCAAGCATATCCACTTTGTCTACCACCCCACCAAGGAGACCTGCCCAAATAGCCCCCACTGTGTGGACTGTAAGATTGAACAGGTTCTAGCCTCCAAGTTCCCCACTCGATACTCCTTCTTTGATAGCCATAAACCAGGTGACGGGAATGCAGATCGGATTAACCTGGTCATTCTGGGTAAAGACGGCCTGGGTAGAGAACTGGCCaatgagatcagggctttgtgcacTAATGACGACCGGTACGTGCTGGATGGGAAAATGTATGAGTTGTCCCTCCGGCCCATAGAGGGCAACGTTCGGCTGCCGGTCAATTCCTTCCACACGCCTACCTTCACCCCCCATGGCGTCCTGTGTCTCTACAACTCTAAGGAGTCACTATCCTACATTGTGGAGAGCATTGAAAAGCTCAGAGAGTCCACGCTAGGCCGAAGGGAAAACAGTCTATTTCAGCTGCCCATGAACCTGCTCCTAGTCACCAAACGGGGAGTAGGGTCCGTCAGGGACATTGGGGGGGAGACGGCCCACACACTTATCCTCCAGGGGCAGCAGGTGGCTGGGAAGCTACAGTGTGGTTACCTAGACCCCGCCTCCCCTGGGGTGGGCTATGGACGCAATGTGAACGAAAAGCAGATCAACCAGGTGTTAAAAGGTCTGTTAGAATGCCGTAGGCCCCCTGggagcataggcagcagctcccCTCCTTTACCCCCTTCCTTCAGAGACTCTCACTCCCAGCCCATCCCCGAGACAGACCTGCGGATAGTCATGTGCCTGATGTGTGGGGACGATTATGACGTGGAGCAGCTCCTCTCGCCTCTCCTGCTGCCCCAGCACTGTCGGCCGGCCTCCAGCCTGAGCAGTGGCACGTCCGTGCTCCTAGAGCTCACGGTGGGGGCTCAGAGGCACACCATcgacctctccctgctctccttcCACTCCTCATTTGCCCTACGGAAGAGCCGGCTGGTGCACGGCTACATCGCCGTGTATTCGGCCAGGCGCAAGGCATCCATGGAGACCTTGTGTGCGTTCCTGTGCGAGGTGCAGGACATCATCCCCGTGCAGCTGCTGGCGGTGGGGGAGAGTCAGGCTGAGCTGTCGGACTCTGAAGTGGCCAGGGAGCAGGTGAGCCAGGGGGAGGAGCTGGCCCGGGAGATCGAGGCCAGGTTTAACACAGTAGTGTGTGGGCCTGGAGGGGTGGTGGGAGGCCTGCACAGGATAGACCTCTTCCAGCCCTTCCTGAAGGAGGTTGTGGAGAAACGCACCAtagtggaggccacacacatgTACGATAATGTAGCAGAGgcctgcaccactgagagcatgaGCCCGGCCCGCTGCAATTCCCCCAGCCCCATCAACACCCTGCTAGACTCTGAGGAGGATGTGGAGCCCTCGCCCCACTACCCCGATGGTACCCCCACCTCCCACCTGGGGGGTTTCAAGCTCCCTGACCTGGAGTCCAGCGACGCCTTCTCAGTCATCTCCGAGATCAGCACCTTCGAGAGCAAGCTCAACAACAAGGTGCCCCCGCAGGTACGGCCCAAGCCCCCTGTACGGAAAGTCAACCTGGGGCCCTACATGGACCAGCAAGGGACCAACCGCCGCTCTTTACCGCCTGCTGTCACCTGGGCGCCGGGCAGCGACGGTGGCTACGACCCCTCGGACTACGCAGAGCCCGTGGATGCCGTGATCAAACAGCGGCCCACGGAGGAGGAGAGCATCTACTCGGTGCCCCACGACAGCACTCAGGGCAAGATCATCACCATCCGCAACGCCAACAAGCATTCTAACGGCGGGGGCAATGGCTCGGATAGCGAGGCTGACAGCAGCTCCCTGGAGCGGAGGCGGAAGATGTCTGCTCTGGGGGTGAAGCCGCGGCTGTACCGCGACCGCTCGAAACGCCTGGGCAAGTTCAGCAGCTTCCGCACTAGCTTCTCTATCGGCAGTGACGACGAGCTGGGGCCACCCAAGGCACCAGAGGAGCTGGGCGGGGCGCACAAGGGGGAGAACTCTATTAACGAGGAGGGTGAGGACCCCAAGAGGAGGAACATCCTCAGGAGCCTGCGCAGAAACACCAAG AAACCGCGGCCCAAGCCCAGGCACTCCGTATCCAAAGTAGAAAGCAACTACTTTGGCGTGCCATTGGCCAACGTGGTGACACCTGACCGACCCATCCCGCTCTTCATCGACAAGTGCATCCGATATATTGAGGCAACAG gtATCACTACTGAAGGGATCTACAGGGTGAGTGGGAACAAGTCAGAAATGGAGAGCATGCAGAGGCAGTTTGACCAGG ACCATAACCTGGACCTGGTGGAGAAGGACTTCACCATCAACACGGTGGCCGGGGCCATGAAGGCCTTCTTCTCTGAGCTTCCTGAACCCCTGGTGCCCTACAGCCATCAGATTGAACTGGTGGAGGCCTTCA AGCTCAACGACAGGGATCAGCGGGTTCACGCCATGAAGGACATCCTGCGCCGTTTCCCCAGGGAAAACTATGACGTCTTCAAATACGTCATCAATCACTTGAACAA gGTGAGCCAGAATAACCGTTTGAACCTGATGACCAGTGAGAATCTGTCCATCTGTTTTTGGCCCACTCTGATGCGGCCCGACTTCACAACAATGGACGCCCTGACGGCCACGCGGACCTACCAGACAATCATCGAGTCCTTCATCCACCAGTGTGCTTTCTTCTTCTACAATCAGCCCCTGTCTGACACCCCTAGCGGGCACGCCTCCCCCACCGCCACCCTCTCCTCCCACGGGGGAACCTCGGCCTACTCCTCCTTGGCCTACAGCTCTCCGTCCCTCACACCCTCCCCGGCCCCTTACGTTATGCCCGCCACACCGCCCGTCATCCCCCACTACGGGCCACCCCATACCCAGATGTCCCCGCCACACACCCCCAGTCCCCCATCCAGGCCCTGCTGCCCCCTGCACCCCCATCACCCCCCACGGAACAACACATGCTGTGAGCCAGGGATGGAAGGAAATAAAGAGATTAGCGGGGGAGAGATGCAAAGAGTTTGA